TTTCGTTGCGCAGCTGTTCCAGTTCGATATACAGTTTCAGTGTGTTCAGATCCCTGCTGAGCGGAATGGCTGGTTGGTTGGAACTGTCCAGGATATTGCGGATCAGCTTCGCGAATTTGTTCAGGTATACGGTGGCGTTATATTTGTCGTTGCTCTGGATCAGTGCGTCGATGCTGTTGATGCAGTTGAAGATGAAGTGAGGATTCATCTGTGCGCGGAGCGCCATCATTTCAGTTGTGCTGATCTTTTGCTGCAGCGCTGCTTCGTGCCTGATCTGTTTGATCCTTCTGCGCAGCAGCCACCAGGTGAGCGCAATGGCCAGCAGGATCAGCAGCGCCAGGAACCAGGAGGTCTGCCAGAACTCAGGCAGGATGGTGATCTGCAGCCGGGTGATGGCTTTGTTCCAATTGCCCTGGTTATTGGCCGATCTCACTTCGAATGTATAATCCCCTGGTGATAACTTGGTATAGTTTGCAGTACGCTTATTTCCGCAGTACACCCAGTCTGCATCCACGCCGGATAGTTTGTACGCATATACAGTTCTGTTAGTATGCGAAAAATTGAGTGAGGAGAATTCGATGTTGAAAAAATTCTGATTGGGCTGCAACCTGATATGCTGTTGCAATTGCAGGGAAGAATCCGATTGATAAGGATGGTTCATCACATGAAAGCCGGTGATCACAGGAGGCGGATTGAATTTGTCTGCCGGTACATTGCCGGGATGAAACCAGGTGAGGCCTTCTATGCCGCCGAAATACATCATGCCGCGTGCATCGCGGTAGCAACAATTGGTGTTGAACTCGGTTCCCTGTAATCCGTAACTGACATCATAGTTGAGGAATTTTTTGGCCTCGGGATCGAAACAGCTGAGGCCGTTATTGGTGCTGAGCCACAGGCGTTGCTGCTGGTCCTGCAGGATGCCGTAGACCACATTATTGGCAAGGCCATCTTCAGTTTGCCAGATCTTTATCACAGCTTTCTTTTGCGGATCATATTGCACCAGGCCATTGTCTGAGCCGATCCAGAGCTGACCGGTCCTGTCCTGGTAAAGACTACGCACATTCCTTGTATTGAGCTGAGGGAGATCGATGGAGCTGATGGAATTGTTTGCGGGGTCCAGCAATAGCAATCCCATGCCTTCAGTACCCATCCAGATGCGTTGCCGGTCATCTTCATAAAAACATCTCACCACGGGCTTATTGTACAAGAGCATACTGTCTTTATCGATCCAGTTCGTCCATTTTTCCATTTCCGGATCGAACTGATATAATCCGTTCATACCGCTGACCAGCAGTGTATTTCCCTGTGAGGGTCTGAATACGGAGTAGAGCCAGGTCTTGCTGATATCTTTCCCGGTGGAGTAGGGAGTGAAAGCATTGGATGGGTGAGCATTGAGGTCAAGTTTGCAGAGTCCTCCCCAGGTGGCGAGCCAGAGCTGACCGGCTTTGCCGGGCGCGATACCATAAACGGTATTGTGCGTAACGCCGGATGGACTGATGTCTTTATAACTGGTAAAGCTATTGTTGTTGGTATTCCATTTAACCACGCCGCCATTTTGTGCGCCGATGAAAAGTTGCCCGTCTCCGTTACTGTAAAGGGAGAAAAGCATATTGTCGTTCAGCTGTGTGTTGTTGCGGTAATTCTTTCGAATGGTGTGAAAGATGGAATTATAAATATCGTATTTGGCAACGCCGCCTCCGCTGAGGCCGATCCAGATGATGCCCTGCCTGTCTTCAAAAAGCGAGAGCACGAAATCTTTGCGCAGCGAACCGGGCTGATCTTCGCGGTAGCGGCATCTGGTGAATTGTGCAGTGAAAGGATTGTATCGATAGAGCCCTTCATTGCGGGTGCCGATCCAGAGCTGTTGTTCTGAATCGGCCATCATGCAGTTAACGGCGTGTAATGTGCCTTCGATGAGTGGAGGCGTAAAAGCATGGGTGAGTCCGGTTACAGGATCGTAGATCAGGATACCATGCTCTGCAGTACCGATCCAGAGCTCATTGTTGAACCAGCAGAGGGTGCGGAATTTCATGCCTTTGCTGATCGAGTGGTTCATGGGAACCAGGTTGAACCGGTCTCTTACAGCATCGTACCAGTAGAGATTGTTGAGATCGCATATCCATATCCGGTTGTGGTTGTCTGCTGTGATGTCTATCAGACGGTCGTTCTGCCCTTCTCCTGAGAAGTAATGCTGGTAGTGGCCATTACCGTCCACTTTGAAGAGTCCGTTGTAGCGGGTGAGTATCCAGGTATTGAGCTGATGGTCTTCGAATAGTTTCAGGATGCTGACGCTGTCTGGAGTGGAAGCAGGCTGACGGAAGAATTTGCTGAAGGTCTCAAATTGTCCGCTCTGAGGGTTGAGCAGGAAGAGGCCATCCTGCGTTCCTGCCCATAAGCGGCCTGAATGGCCGGCCAGCAGGGCATCTACCTGGTTGGATGTGGAAGCGGATCCGGCAAAAGGCTTACGATAGGAAATGAACTCATAGCCATCGAAACGGTTGAGCCCTTCCTGTGTGCCCATCCAGATAAACCCGTGATGGTCCTGTGTGATGGAATAACCGCTGTTTTGTGAAAGCCCGTTGAGCGAAGTATAGTTTTCAAAATACAGGTCCTGTTGCCGGGCAGCAAGCTGCTGACAGCAAAGCAGGAAGCAGGCAGCCAGAAAATATCTGATGGCAATCAAGAGAACAGGTTTACATGCAAGTTAGAATTTATCGGCAGCCTGAGGAAGCTACCGTTATATTTTATTCAGGTTTGTCAGGGAAGGTTATAATATGCCCGCATGGCTTCATAATTGGATACATCAGGCCCTGCAATGGCTTTGTTGCCGGGAAGCAGTCCCAGGTTTATCTGTTTGTTGTTGTAGATACGGATCACCCGGACCTTTGAATAGGCTTCACCGGCTCCTGACTTATCGATAAAAATGTTCACCTTGTTGTTTTCATAGCCGATACTCACCCTGTAATTGGTTGCACCTCCAACACCTGAGCCAGGCAATGCATACCACCTTTTAATAGTTCCATGATAAATGTAAACATGCCAGGAAGAATTGTTCATGGTATCTTCGGTAGTATTGATCTGAAGGATACCGAAAAAATTTGCAGCCAGGTCCAGGGGCCCGAAATTGTATTGAACGGCATTGGCATTGCCATCCAGTCCGGGATCGCCTTTATCGCCCTGGTCGCCTTTCTTGCAGGAGAAGATAGCCAGCATGCAAATGGCTGAAGCAATAACAAGTGTTGATCTCATTCTTAAGCATTAATAATTTGAAGAATAGATTTCCATTGGTTGAATATTATTTTCCTGCCTGGATATTCCTTACAGCCACCTTGCTGAAATAGCCGCGTATGGTATAGGTATTCCCCTGCTGGTCTTTCAATGAACCGGAGAAGCTGCCGCTGCAACTCTTTCCGTTCATGGCGATGAGGGAAAACTGTCCTTCCGTTGGCGTCAGGCTGGCCGGGATCCCGCTGCCATCGTGATAGATACTGATACTTGCTTTGCCACGCTGTTGCCGCTGGTCCAGTACATACTTTCCCGAGCGTGAACCGCCGATATAGCCCATCATGGAAAACTTGCTGTCAGGGCTGTTCATTTCGATCATCAGCACATCGGAATCCAGCACTGCATTGGCGGTACGGCTCTCGTAACTGGCTATCTTATTACCATCACGAATGATGGTGATACTGGCCGTTGCGCTGTCAACCGGCGCTGGTGCTGATTTTCCCTGTATGATGCTGTCTTCCGAAGTTTGTCCGCATGACGGTCCGAACAATAATAAACAACACAGATAATAGAAGCGCTTAACCATCATTGTTGTATAGTTGATATTTCTCATGCCGGGTAGTGAAACAGGGTGCAGTCCGGCAAAGTTTGGCGGAAGGGGCTGCGTAATGAAGACATATTTAGCGGATTACGGGATCGGGTGAGCAAACGGTAGTTAGTAAATTTTTTTGAGGATGACCGCATACGGTTTACTTTTACGCCCCATAAAGGAAATTGTATCCATATGATGAAAGAAAAGATCCTCGTTATTGGTGCATCCGGTCAGATCGGAGTGGAGCTGACGCTTGCTCTCCGCAATATCTACGGAAACAACAATGTTATAGCATCCGACCTCAGGGAAGAAAATGAGCTGCTGAAAGGCACCGGCCCTATGTGAGCATGGACGTGATGAATAAGGAAATGCTGCACGTGCAGGTGATCCGTCAGAACATCACGCAGATCTATCTGCTGGCAGCGATCCTCTCCGCCACCGGCGAGAAGAATCCCAACCTGGCCTGGCACCTCAATATGCAAAGCCTGCTGAACGTGCTGGACATTGCTCGTGAAGAGAAACTCAATAAAGTGTACTGGCCAAGCAGTATTGCCGTATTCGGTCCTACTTCTCCGAAAGAGAATTGTCCGCAGCAGACCATCATCGAGCCTACTACCGTGTATGGTATTTCAAAATATGCGGGAGAGTTCTGGTGCAACTATTATCATCAGCGTTATGGAGTGGATGTGCGCAGCATCCGTTACCCGGGCCTGATCAGCTTTAAATCCCCTCCCGGCGGGGGAACTACGGATTATGCTGTAGAAATCTTCCACGAAGCACTGGAAGAGAAAAAATACACCTGCTTCCTCAAAGAAGATACTTATCTTCCAATGATGTATATGCCTGATGCCATCCGTGGCACCATCGAACTGATGGAAGCTCCGGCCAGCAAGATCAACGTGCGTCATTCCTACAATCTTTCAGGGATGAGTTTCTCTCCCAAAGAGATCGGCGCAGAGATCAAAAAGCATATACCGGATTTCACGATCGATTATAAACCCGACTACCGCCAGGCCATTGCCGACAGCTGGCCTGCAAGTATCGATGATTCCGTGGCGAGAAATGACTGGGGATGGAAGCATGAGTTCGATCTGGCAAAAATGACCAAAGACATGCTGGTGAACCTTGAAAAAAAAGGATAGAAAGGGAAAATAGACAGGGATCAGGGGTTACAATTTGATCATGCAGATCACATAGATATGATTGTGTTGCTTGCATATTTCAAAAACCCAACAAACCTTTCGCACGCCTATGCTACGAATTGTGTATCCCGTTGTTGTTCTCTGTATCATGACCATCTCAGCAATAGCCCAGAAGAAGACGAAGCTGCATCCTGTTCAGCATATCAAAGTGGAATGGGAGATCGTCGAAAATCATTACCAGGGCAAATCAGGATTTCAAAGTGCATTCACTTTCACCAATAATGGAAAAAGCGACCTTCCTGCCAAAGGATGGTCGCTTTATTTCAATATAGCCCGCGCTATCCGGCCGGAGACGGTGGAAGGCGGAATGGCCATCGCCAATATCAATGGCGATCTCTTCAAACTTACGCCTGCTGCAGGTTTCAAAGGACTTAAGCCCGGCCAGTCCGTTCGTGTGCCTTTTGTGGCGAGCGACTGGGTGATCAATTACACCGATGCGCCCCTTGGCTTGTTCTGGGTATTGGATGATCAGCCGGAAAAAGGACTGAAAGTGGAAAACTATCGTATTATTCCCGCCACGCAATTGAAGCAGATCAAACGGGCGCCGGATGATAAATACGGATTCACTACTCCCGCCGATCTCTACCTGCAGAACAGTAAGATCGAAGAGCTGCCGGTAGAAGGGCTTACCAAAATATTCCCAACACCCGCTTATTACAAGGAAGGGCAGGGCGTTTTCCTGCTCGATCAGATCAACGTGATAGCTGCGGCAGACCCCATGTTTACGAAAGAAGCAGGCTACCTGGCTATCGAAATTGGCGCAGTGCTGGGAAAAGATATACTGATATCAATCAATGGCAGTACCGGGCCTGTTGTGATTACCAAAGAAGACATGCCTGCTGAAGCATATGAGTTATCTATAGAGCCAGACCGCATTCGTATCAAAGCCAGCGACAGAGCCGGCGCTTTCTATGCCATTCAATCAATCCGTTCGCTCCTGCCTGCTAAAGCATTTGCCGGAAAAGCAGCGGGTGCAAGCATTCCGGTATTACAGGTGAAAGATGCACCGCGCTTCGGTTTCAGGGCCTTCATGCTGGATGTGGGCCGCAACTTCCATTCAAAGCAACAGGTGTTGCGTGTGCTGGATCTGATGGCTTTGTATAAACTCAATGTATTCCATTTCCATTTCAGTGAAGACGAAGGCTGGCGCATCGAAATGCCCTCTCTTCCTGAGCTCACGCAGATTGGCGCACGCAGGGGATTCCCGGTAGATGAAAGCAAACAGCTGATGCCGAGCTTCGGTTCCGGTCCGGATAACAAATCTTCCGGCACTGGTCATTATACAAAAGAAGAATTCATAGAGATCCTGAAATATGCGCAAAAGCGTCATATCCGTGTGATACCGGAAATTGAATCTCCTGGTCATGCGCGTGCAGCTGTTGTAAGTATGAAAGCCCGCTATGAGCGTTTGATGAAAGAAGGGAAGAAAGAAGCGGCAGAAGAATTCATGTTGCATGATCCCAATGATCAATCAGAATACAAATCAGTACAGGGCTGGCGCGATAATGCTATGAATGTGGCGCAGGCCGGAGTGTATCGTTTTCTTGCGCGTGTATTTGATGATTTCATCGCAATGTATAAAGAAGCAGGCGTTCCGCTGGATATGATCCATGTGGGCGGAGATGAGCTTCCCGCGGGTGTTTGGGAGAAATCGCCGGTGGCGCAGGAACTGATCGCAAAGGATCCGAACCTGCATACCACTTTCGATCTCTGGTATTACTATTATGAAAAAGTGAACAACCTGCTGAAGGAAAGAGGGCTTGCTGCATATGGATGGGAAGAAGCAGGCATGCGTAAAACGCAGCTCGATGGCAAGTCCCATTATATTCCCAATCCTGATTTCGCACGCGGTGTTTTTCAGCTTGATGTCTGGAACAATATGCTGGGCTGGGGTGCGGAAGACCTTGCTTACCGTTTGGCGAATGCAGGTTATGAGATCGTGCTGTCGCCCGTGAGCAATGTGTATTTCGATATGTGCTATTACAAGAACTTCGATGAGCCGGGCTATTACTGGGGTGGCTTCATCGATCTGGATAAACCATGGCAGTTCATTCCTTACGACTACTACCGCAATGCAAGGAAAGATAAATTCAATACAGATCTTCCAGCATCTTTCTTCGAGCATAAAGAGCGGCTCACGGATTATGGAAAACAGCATATCACCGGCATGCAGGGATTACTCTGGAGTGAAACACTGGTAACGCCGCAGATGATGGAATACATGTTGCTGCCGAAATTGCTGGGACTTTCTGAAAGGGCCTGGAGTGTTGATCCGGACTGGACTTCAGAGCCTGAGCCGATGGCAGGCGCTGCTTACTGGAAAGACTGGAGCCGGTTTGTGAACCGCGTGGGTAAGAGAGAACTGCCGAAACTGGATTATTTGTCGGGAGGATTTGCTTATCGTATTCCAACTCCCGGATTGGTGGTAGAAAATGGAATAGTGAAAGCAAATATTCAATTGCCGGGATTGACACTTCGTTATACCACCGATGGTAAAGATCCCGATCTGAACAGCAAATTGTATACAGGCCCGGTTTCAGAGAAAGGCATGATCAAAATGAAAGCATTCAGCTCAAATGGCAGAAGCGGAAGAGTGGCGGAAGTGAAGAACGAGTAGATCAGTAAGGATAATTATTCAAACACTTCATACTTCTGAAAGGATCGCCGGGCGGTCCTTTCGTTTTTTACAGAGATCAGACGGATAATTTCGCACAATATCAGGTAAAGGGTGTGTCCCCGAAGCCCCCGCCTGTACTACGACCCGGGCGGGTGGCGAAGGGACTTTTTCTAACTCTGTTAATCATTGTGCGTATGAAAATTATTTTTACCATCACCTTCGTTTTCTGTTTTCTTTTCAATATTGATGTGTCAGGGCAGATCAGGTATGCGAATCTTGTACCTGCCTGGAGTTCCCAGTATTCATCCGGAAGCTATAGTGCCCAGCAGGCAATTGGTGAGCCAAATACAACGCTTTGCTCGGATGCTGGAACGGCCTGGTGCCCTTCAACCAGTGCAGGCTTCAGGGAATGGCTGGAACTGGAGTATAATAATCCAGCTCCGGTCAACCGGATCTTCGTATATGAAACCCTTAGTCCCGGAGCAGTTGATACCGTTTATGTGATGAATCCCAATACACAGCAATGGGAAAAAGTGTATGAAGCTACTGCAGCCAACCTTCCGGCATGCTCCCGTATTCTGTCAGTAGTATTTCCTACAACCAGCTTTCCTGTAAGTAAGGTACGTATTGCACTGAATACAACCCTTGTGGACGGCTGGAATGAGATAGACGCAGTGGGGATTGCTAATTTCAGTGACGGAGGCGTAATTGGGTCGGATCAAACAATTTGCGGAACTGCTCAGCCAGTAGCTTTTACCAATATTGATGCTGCTTATAACGGTAATCCCGCAGTAGTTTATCAATGGCAGGATTCAACTGAAAATGGAAGTTGGCAATCTGTGACTGGCGCTAATGCTGTCACATATCAGGCGCCACCTATATCTAATACCACCTGGTACAGGAGAGCTGCTACACTGAATGGTGTTACAGCATATAGTAATTCAGTGAAATTATCACTTATTCAGGCAGGCGATGCATCTGAGTTTCCATTGAACAAATGGAATTTCTATGCTTATCAAACAAATAATATTGATCTTATTGGAGCTGATTACAGAGGTTTCTATAGCAGGGAAGTGTTGGATTTTAATACAATAAATGATTGGCATTATCTCGCTTCTCCAGCTTCTGCCACAGGTTATCAGGGATGTGCGGTACCTGTGGATCACTTTGCAACGGTTGCGCGCCGTAAAGGTTTCATTGCAGGGAATTATGTTTTGAATATTCCAAACTTTACAAACAAATTGCGCATATACATTAATGGGGTATTGATCAGCAACCTGACTTGTTGTGCTGCATCGGTATCGCTGGGAAGCCTTGATGAAAATTCGGAAGTGGAGCTCCGTTTACTTGATGAAGGTGGACATTCTTACATGAATGCTGAGTTCCGGATGTCTGGTCTCAACGGTGGGGATATAGGTGAGCCGCAGGCATTGTGTATGAGCGAGACACCTGCATTATTGGTGAGCAACAAAGATGCCTTTGGTGGATCTGCTCCTGCCAGTATCACCTATCAATGGCAAGATTCTGTTGCGAATGGCAGCTGGACAAATATTGCCAATGCAGTAAATAAAACTTATCAGGCCGGCGTGCTTTCCGTTACAACATGGTTCAGAAGGAAAGCCTCAGATAATTCCGGCGCCATTGCTTACAGTGATGAAATTAAGATCTCAGTAAATTCCCTGCAGGGAGACACAGCTGTGTACGGAAATCAAAGCTGGAACGTATATGCATTCAATGGCAGCGATATAACGTTAACCACCAATTCATATCGTGGGTTTTATACGAATGCGGGATTAGCAGTCAATACCAACAACTCATTCCCTCCTCATTTATCTCCTTCAGCGGCGGCTAATTACAACGGTTGCCCTGTAAATAATGATAATTTCGTGATCAGTGCGAGAAGACAAGGATTCCCGGCAGGAAAATATAAACTGAATATTGGTAATGTAGATGATGAAATGATGTTGTTGATAAATGGGGTTGTGGTATTCAGCGCTCAGGCATCAAATATTACCATCGGTGAGCTGGATGAAAACAGTAAAGTTGAATTACGATTACGGGAAACCAATAACGCTGCATCCATGGATGTAACGTTTGTCAGGATTGAGAATAGTGTAGCTGATTATACCAATATCAATTGCAATTTTTACTACCTGCATTTCGTCAACCAAAATATATGGTATGATTTCACTGATGCTTCAGGAAACCTGGTGCTTTCCTTACATCCTAATGGTAATAACCTTGGCACCATGGAATTGTATACAAAACATTTTGGAACAGGTGCTGCTAGTATACCCGGTACCAGCAC
This portion of the Pseudobacter ginsenosidimutans genome encodes:
- a CDS encoding sensor histidine kinase gives rise to the protein MIAIRYFLAACFLLCCQQLAARQQDLYFENYTSLNGLSQNSGYSITQDHHGFIWMGTQEGLNRFDGYEFISYRKPFAGSASTSNQVDALLAGHSGRLWAGTQDGLFLLNPQSGQFETFSKFFRQPASTPDSVSILKLFEDHQLNTWILTRYNGLFKVDGNGHYQHYFSGEGQNDRLIDITADNHNRIWICDLNNLYWYDAVRDRFNLVPMNHSISKGMKFRTLCWFNNELWIGTAEHGILIYDPVTGLTHAFTPPLIEGTLHAVNCMMADSEQQLWIGTRNEGLYRYNPFTAQFTRCRYREDQPGSLRKDFVLSLFEDRQGIIWIGLSGGGVAKYDIYNSIFHTIRKNYRNNTQLNDNMLFSLYSNGDGQLFIGAQNGGVVKWNTNNNSFTSYKDISPSGVTHNTVYGIAPGKAGQLWLATWGGLCKLDLNAHPSNAFTPYSTGKDISKTWLYSVFRPSQGNTLLVSGMNGLYQFDPEMEKWTNWIDKDSMLLYNKPVVRCFYEDDRQRIWMGTEGMGLLLLDPANNSISSIDLPQLNTRNVRSLYQDRTGQLWIGSDNGLVQYDPQKKAVIKIWQTEDGLANNVVYGILQDQQQRLWLSTNNGLSCFDPEAKKFLNYDVSYGLQGTEFNTNCCYRDARGMMYFGGIEGLTWFHPGNVPADKFNPPPVITGFHVMNHPYQSDSSLQLQQHIRLQPNQNFFNIEFSSLNFSHTNRTVYAYKLSGVDADWVYCGNKRTANYTKLSPGDYTFEVRSANNQGNWNKAITRLQITILPEFWQTSWFLALLILLAIALTWWLLRRRIKQIRHEAALQQKISTTEMMALRAQMNPHFIFNCINSIDALIQSNDKYNATVYLNKFAKLIRNILDSSNQPAIPLSRDLNTLKLYIELEQLRNENKFTVSFNVPEDILQDDLKVPPLIIQPYVENAILHGLRNRPGNDGRLIISVSRKDDYLLYLIEDNGVGRSATKTNIRKENISYGMAMTRDRVKLFNKETDASVLITDLHEHDQPAGTRIEVRLKIQ
- a CDS encoding NAD-dependent epimerase/dehydratase family protein, whose translation is MDVMNKEMLHVQVIRQNITQIYLLAAILSATGEKNPNLAWHLNMQSLLNVLDIAREEKLNKVYWPSSIAVFGPTSPKENCPQQTIIEPTTVYGISKYAGEFWCNYYHQRYGVDVRSIRYPGLISFKSPPGGGTTDYAVEIFHEALEEKKYTCFLKEDTYLPMMYMPDAIRGTIELMEAPASKINVRHSYNLSGMSFSPKEIGAEIKKHIPDFTIDYKPDYRQAIADSWPASIDDSVARNDWGWKHEFDLAKMTKDMLVNLEKKG
- a CDS encoding family 20 glycosylhydrolase — its product is MLRIVYPVVVLCIMTISAIAQKKTKLHPVQHIKVEWEIVENHYQGKSGFQSAFTFTNNGKSDLPAKGWSLYFNIARAIRPETVEGGMAIANINGDLFKLTPAAGFKGLKPGQSVRVPFVASDWVINYTDAPLGLFWVLDDQPEKGLKVENYRIIPATQLKQIKRAPDDKYGFTTPADLYLQNSKIEELPVEGLTKIFPTPAYYKEGQGVFLLDQINVIAAADPMFTKEAGYLAIEIGAVLGKDILISINGSTGPVVITKEDMPAEAYELSIEPDRIRIKASDRAGAFYAIQSIRSLLPAKAFAGKAAGASIPVLQVKDAPRFGFRAFMLDVGRNFHSKQQVLRVLDLMALYKLNVFHFHFSEDEGWRIEMPSLPELTQIGARRGFPVDESKQLMPSFGSGPDNKSSGTGHYTKEEFIEILKYAQKRHIRVIPEIESPGHARAAVVSMKARYERLMKEGKKEAAEEFMLHDPNDQSEYKSVQGWRDNAMNVAQAGVYRFLARVFDDFIAMYKEAGVPLDMIHVGGDELPAGVWEKSPVAQELIAKDPNLHTTFDLWYYYYEKVNNLLKERGLAAYGWEEAGMRKTQLDGKSHYIPNPDFARGVFQLDVWNNMLGWGAEDLAYRLANAGYEIVLSPVSNVYFDMCYYKNFDEPGYYWGGFIDLDKPWQFIPYDYYRNARKDKFNTDLPASFFEHKERLTDYGKQHITGMQGLLWSETLVTPQMMEYMLLPKLLGLSERAWSVDPDWTSEPEPMAGAAYWKDWSRFVNRVGKRELPKLDYLSGGFAYRIPTPGLVVENGIVKANIQLPGLTLRYTTDGKDPDLNSKLYTGPVSEKGMIKMKAFSSNGRSGRVAEVKNE
- a CDS encoding T9SS type A sorting domain-containing protein, producing the protein MKIIFTITFVFCFLFNIDVSGQIRYANLVPAWSSQYSSGSYSAQQAIGEPNTTLCSDAGTAWCPSTSAGFREWLELEYNNPAPVNRIFVYETLSPGAVDTVYVMNPNTQQWEKVYEATAANLPACSRILSVVFPTTSFPVSKVRIALNTTLVDGWNEIDAVGIANFSDGGVIGSDQTICGTAQPVAFTNIDAAYNGNPAVVYQWQDSTENGSWQSVTGANAVTYQAPPISNTTWYRRAATLNGVTAYSNSVKLSLIQAGDASEFPLNKWNFYAYQTNNIDLIGADYRGFYSREVLDFNTINDWHYLASPASATGYQGCAVPVDHFATVARRKGFIAGNYVLNIPNFTNKLRIYINGVLISNLTCCAASVSLGSLDENSEVELRLLDEGGHSYMNAEFRMSGLNGGDIGEPQALCMSETPALLVSNKDAFGGSAPASITYQWQDSVANGSWTNIANAVNKTYQAGVLSVTTWFRRKASDNSGAIAYSDEIKISVNSLQGDTAVYGNQSWNVYAFNGSDITLTTNSYRGFYTNAGLAVNTNNSFPPHLSPSAAANYNGCPVNNDNFVISARRQGFPAGKYKLNIGNVDDEMMLLINGVVVFSAQASNITIGELDENSKVELRLRETNNAASMDVTFVRIENSVADYTNINCNFYYLHFVNQNIWYDFTDASGNLVLSLHPNGNNLGTMELYTKHFGTGAASIPGTSTRKFLPRNFKLSSVTHPNSFPTPVKIRLYYKNSEFADYKTAINKPVLTLNDLALVHYKGVSEDCEFGNNQGLGVELASPVLGNIAGTGFYLEASTTSFSEFSVSQSNASLPVSLTSFNAKLVMDKVVLNWSTAQELENKGFEIERSTDGRNFVKIGWVDGNGNSHSTIRYDFTDASPLAGRNFYRLRQVDIDGNFSYSEIIAVSTVNATRLSVSPNPVSNMLYIEYDVKNNASLAIMDLQGRVLWKYQGQGTSSLISVPVQQLANGVYFLESRDKQGRRQTQKFVKQ